One Granulicella sp. 5B5 DNA window includes the following coding sequences:
- a CDS encoding shikimate kinase, which translates to MSTSATLEPMAEMMDEMAESLPTTIDRVVLTGFMGSGKTTTGRLLAEQLGWNFRDLDSEVERREGRTVPQIFAESGEAEFRRLESAALASLLGQRRLVLALGGGAPEVLGNRLLLEQTPRTAVVYLQAPLETLVERCERAAETGETERPLLGEAETRLRRRHPLYDRLADHKVTTTALDVEQVCEAVLVKLRG; encoded by the coding sequence ATGAGTACGAGCGCAACCCTGGAACCGATGGCCGAGATGATGGATGAGATGGCAGAGAGCCTTCCCACAACGATTGACCGCGTAGTGCTGACCGGCTTTATGGGGTCGGGCAAGACGACGACCGGGCGACTGCTGGCGGAGCAGCTGGGGTGGAACTTCCGCGACCTGGACAGCGAGGTGGAGCGGCGCGAAGGGCGGACGGTGCCGCAGATCTTTGCCGAGAGCGGCGAGGCGGAGTTCCGGCGGCTGGAGTCGGCGGCGCTGGCTTCCCTGCTGGGACAGCGCAGGCTGGTGCTGGCGCTGGGTGGCGGCGCTCCGGAGGTGTTAGGTAACCGGCTGCTGCTGGAGCAGACGCCACGGACGGCAGTGGTATATCTGCAGGCCCCGCTGGAGACGCTGGTGGAGCGGTGCGAGCGCGCGGCGGAGACGGGCGAGACGGAGAGGCCTCTGCTGGGTGAGGCCGAGACTCGGCTGCGGCGGAGGCATCCGCTGTATGACCGACTGGCGGACCACAAGGTGACGACGACGGCGCTGGATGTCGAGCAGGTGTGCGAGGCGGTGCTGGTGAAGCTGCGGGGGTAG
- a CDS encoding POTRA domain-containing protein: protein MPRPPRSSPQSAGTTASHGRKPLWDSVFWGVCFAVILMVSGFPGALLAQTSGSDKPTATTDTTASADTQAPSPEPPASIFSKQGMTVQAIHFTGVTFAERDPIIQQLKQKGGTPLDPEAVRSDLRTLFATGRYMDIAVSDQPGTNGNTGIVLDYSGTPRYFVGRVTITGVNEDRLTALLDVATKLQPGAPFSGSDLPEAMSGLKDTLTRNGYYRPVIDQSVTRDDVNNQVNVTFHITIGPQARVGGVSVTGQDPGISTEQFRRHGSLDCSKLETIFSHHCRPRVTRNTVPNALSGVRSYYQNNRHLEGTITLPDSSYNVSRKQVDYEFSANQGPQVDVVIKGFKLSRSRIKLLVPIFEEGAVDNDLLNEGSFNIRDYLQQRGYFDASVSVDLSGQGTKALTVTYTVASGILHKVVSVRMTGNHYFDQDTISELLRVKKGDNYQPSGRFSSTLLRSDISGIESLYRSNGFEQVNVTSDVQDKDKDASGKRLRRAQLQVLYRISEGTQQRFGTISLEGVSASQMTAVKGVLSSTSGQPYSLLALSNDRDAVFTYYLSRGYEHVSVDLAQSPNKTDGNQMDAVLTVHEGQQVFTDNVLLSGLDHIRPSVVQKEILVKADTPLDQAALLQTQRNLYNLAEFNDVNVVVQNPDGMTSYKNVLIQLTEGKRWDVTYGFGIEAQSGTPAIVAGETRGSTAAQNGKAGVSPRVSLDVSRTALRGTQDSLTLHTTYGLLEEVATVTYNSPHLLGKKQLTGLLSGGYSNVQDITTFSSSTLQGDFRVSQKLRRADTLIYDFQYRRVSIDKNSLAITPNLINQLSEPVIVGGPGFTFLHDTRDPSPLNANKGQFFSLQDFLATSKFGSGTNFNKLDGSESTYYTFGKHRYVFARNLRIGFENSWGPNPNASNAGSQIGVSSTACTGSLLATNPTCNPVPLPERLYAGGASSHRGFGINDAGPRDLTTGYPVGGSGVVVNTFELRLPPPVLPLVGDSISFVLFHDMGNTFRYPGDMFTSFLHFRQPNRGTCRDLSIPGVAAGATPTPTQQENAVGICNFNYYSHALGVGIRYNTPVGPIRADFSYNLNPPIYPVFDDYTNALPYVGEGSHFNFFFSIGQSF from the coding sequence GTGCCGCGTCCGCCACGTTCATCCCCGCAAAGCGCCGGAACCACCGCCTCTCATGGCAGGAAACCCCTCTGGGATTCGGTTTTTTGGGGTGTGTGTTTTGCGGTGATTCTCATGGTATCTGGCTTTCCGGGTGCTTTGCTCGCGCAGACGAGCGGCAGCGACAAACCCACCGCAACGACCGACACAACTGCGTCCGCCGATACACAGGCTCCATCTCCGGAGCCGCCGGCAAGTATCTTCTCCAAACAAGGCATGACCGTTCAGGCGATCCACTTTACTGGAGTCACCTTCGCGGAACGGGACCCGATCATCCAGCAGCTCAAGCAAAAGGGCGGCACTCCATTGGATCCCGAAGCCGTCCGCTCGGACCTCCGCACGCTCTTCGCAACCGGCCGCTATATGGACATCGCGGTCTCCGATCAGCCCGGCACGAACGGAAACACAGGCATCGTGCTCGACTACTCCGGCACACCCCGCTACTTCGTCGGCCGCGTCACCATTACAGGAGTGAATGAGGACCGCCTTACAGCGCTCCTGGACGTAGCCACCAAACTGCAGCCCGGCGCCCCATTCTCAGGCAGCGATCTTCCCGAGGCCATGTCGGGTCTGAAGGACACGCTCACCCGCAACGGATACTACCGGCCCGTCATCGACCAATCCGTTACTCGAGACGACGTCAACAACCAGGTCAACGTAACGTTTCACATCACGATTGGACCACAGGCCAGAGTCGGGGGAGTGTCTGTTACAGGTCAGGACCCCGGCATATCCACGGAGCAATTTCGTCGTCACGGCAGTTTGGATTGCTCGAAACTCGAAACGATCTTCAGTCATCACTGCCGCCCAAGAGTTACGCGTAATACCGTCCCCAATGCCCTTTCGGGAGTGAGATCGTACTACCAGAACAATCGTCACCTCGAAGGTACGATCACGTTGCCAGACTCGTCCTACAACGTGTCACGCAAGCAGGTCGACTATGAGTTCTCCGCTAATCAGGGACCGCAAGTGGATGTGGTCATCAAAGGTTTCAAACTGTCGAGGTCCCGCATCAAGCTGCTTGTCCCAATCTTTGAGGAAGGCGCCGTCGACAACGATCTGCTGAACGAGGGCTCATTCAACATCAGAGACTATCTTCAGCAACGAGGATATTTCGATGCGTCGGTTTCGGTGGATTTGAGTGGGCAGGGAACAAAGGCCTTGACTGTGACTTATACAGTAGCTTCAGGCATCTTGCACAAAGTTGTCAGTGTCCGAATGACCGGTAATCACTACTTCGACCAAGACACAATCTCCGAGCTCCTCCGTGTGAAGAAAGGCGATAACTATCAGCCGAGTGGCCGATTCAGCTCGACGCTTCTGCGGTCGGACATCTCTGGGATTGAATCGCTCTACCGTAGCAACGGCTTCGAGCAGGTGAACGTAACCTCCGATGTCCAGGACAAAGACAAGGACGCATCCGGCAAGCGGCTCCGCCGCGCCCAGTTGCAGGTTCTATACCGCATCTCAGAAGGAACACAACAACGTTTTGGCACCATCAGTCTGGAAGGTGTAAGCGCCTCTCAGATGACCGCGGTCAAGGGCGTGCTCAGTTCTACCTCAGGTCAGCCTTACTCCCTTTTGGCACTGTCCAATGATCGCGATGCCGTGTTCACCTACTATTTGTCGCGAGGTTATGAGCACGTGTCCGTAGATCTGGCACAGTCTCCCAACAAAACGGACGGCAATCAAATGGATGCCGTATTGACAGTGCATGAGGGCCAACAAGTCTTCACCGACAATGTCTTGCTCTCTGGCCTCGATCACATACGCCCGTCAGTAGTTCAAAAGGAAATACTCGTCAAAGCCGACACGCCGCTGGATCAGGCTGCACTGCTTCAAACGCAACGAAATCTCTATAACCTAGCAGAATTTAATGATGTGAACGTTGTTGTTCAGAACCCCGATGGCATGACCTCTTATAAGAACGTTCTCATTCAATTGACCGAAGGAAAGCGTTGGGACGTGACATACGGTTTCGGAATCGAGGCTCAGAGCGGAACGCCGGCGATTGTTGCAGGCGAAACTCGCGGATCGACCGCTGCCCAAAACGGCAAGGCGGGTGTCAGCCCGCGCGTATCGCTGGATGTTTCACGAACTGCGCTCCGCGGAACACAGGATTCGTTGACCCTGCATACGACCTACGGTCTTCTTGAAGAGGTCGCTACGGTGACCTATAACAGTCCGCATCTGTTGGGAAAGAAACAATTGACTGGGCTGCTTTCAGGCGGCTACTCCAACGTTCAGGACATCACCACGTTTTCGTCCTCAACACTTCAAGGAGACTTCCGTGTCTCTCAAAAACTCCGTCGTGCCGATACATTGATCTACGACTTTCAGTACCGCCGTGTATCAATCGACAAAAATTCTCTGGCAATTACTCCCAATCTTATTAATCAGTTATCGGAGCCTGTAATAGTCGGCGGCCCAGGTTTCACATTCTTGCATGACACCCGCGACCCAAGCCCGCTCAATGCAAATAAAGGACAGTTCTTCTCTTTACAGGACTTTCTAGCCACTTCAAAGTTTGGCTCGGGTACGAACTTCAATAAGTTGGATGGCTCTGAATCCACCTATTACACATTTGGAAAACACCGGTATGTGTTCGCCCGCAATCTCCGTATAGGGTTTGAGAATTCCTGGGGCCCAAATCCGAATGCCTCGAACGCCGGCAGCCAGATCGGTGTAAGTTCCACGGCCTGCACCGGCTCCCTTCTTGCGACGAATCCGACATGCAATCCTGTGCCTCTTCCCGAGAGGTTATACGCTGGCGGAGCCAGTTCGCATCGTGGTTTCGGTATCAATGATGCCGGCCCCCGCGACCTCACAACCGGCTATCCGGTGGGAGGCTCAGGCGTGGTCGTCAACACCTTTGAACTTAGACTGCCACCTCCTGTCCTGCCATTGGTTGGAGATAGCATCTCATTCGTGCTGTTTCACGATATGGGAAACACATTCCGATACCCCGGCGATATGTTCACCAGCTTTCTGCACTTTCGGCAACCGAATCGAGGGACTTGCCGTGATCTTTCTATCCCAGGTGTGGCCGCGGGTGCAACGCCTACGCCAACGCAGCAGGAGAATGCGGTTGGCATATGTAACTTCAATTACTATTCCCACGCGCTAGGTGTTGGTATTCGTTACAACACTCCCGTAGGTCCTATTCGAGCGGACTTCAGTTACAACCTGAATCCGCCTATTTATCCCGTCTTTGATGACTACACAAACGCTCTGCCCTATGTAGGCGAGGGCAGTCACTTCAATTTCTTCTTCAGTATTGGCCAAAGCTTCTAG
- a CDS encoding AI-2E family transporter — MIESNMEQTQTRRVRGHILFAFAVALGLMLAWRLRSVLELVYVSALFAVVLMPIVQRIMLLRIRGWSPSRPVAIVALVAGVFLALTLFLVIALPPVLRDLQHFGQDLPQRLPGLLDKLKRVPMANKIGVDSLAERAEAMAAGFARYVVDAAPELLGKVFDVVTAFILCIYFMLEGEFAYYYFLSLFRDGTRERLARTLMAAEQRMSKWLLGQGALMLTLGLTSTLVFAVLHVRYFVLLGVLMGLFNIIPVAGGVMTILLASGVAALDSWTKMAGVLIFYLIYTQVENGFLVPKIMRSSVNLVGLAVLIALLAGSTLAGVVGALVAVPTAALVAVLMDEYLVQSDMKALEGSD; from the coding sequence ATGATCGAAAGCAACATGGAGCAGACACAGACGAGGCGGGTACGCGGGCACATCCTGTTTGCATTTGCGGTAGCGCTGGGGCTGATGCTGGCGTGGCGGCTGCGCTCGGTGCTGGAGCTGGTGTATGTGAGCGCGCTGTTCGCGGTGGTGCTGATGCCGATTGTGCAACGAATCATGCTGCTGCGGATTCGCGGGTGGAGCCCGTCGCGGCCAGTGGCGATTGTGGCGCTGGTGGCTGGGGTGTTTCTGGCGCTGACGCTGTTCCTGGTGATTGCGCTGCCGCCGGTGCTGCGCGACCTGCAGCACTTTGGGCAGGACCTGCCGCAGCGGCTGCCGGGGCTGCTGGACAAACTGAAGCGAGTGCCGATGGCGAACAAGATCGGCGTGGACTCACTGGCAGAACGGGCGGAGGCGATGGCGGCGGGGTTTGCGCGCTACGTGGTGGATGCCGCTCCGGAGCTGCTGGGCAAGGTGTTCGACGTGGTGACGGCGTTCATCCTGTGCATCTACTTCATGCTGGAGGGCGAGTTCGCGTACTACTACTTCCTGTCGCTGTTCCGGGATGGCACGCGGGAGCGGCTGGCGCGGACACTGATGGCGGCCGAGCAGCGGATGAGCAAGTGGCTGCTGGGACAGGGCGCGCTGATGCTGACACTGGGACTGACGAGCACGCTGGTCTTCGCGGTGCTGCATGTGCGGTACTTTGTGCTGCTGGGGGTGCTGATGGGGCTGTTCAACATTATCCCGGTGGCGGGCGGGGTGATGACGATCCTGCTGGCGAGCGGGGTGGCGGCGCTGGACTCGTGGACGAAGATGGCAGGGGTGCTGATCTTCTACCTGATCTATACGCAGGTGGAGAACGGGTTCCTGGTGCCGAAGATTATGAGGAGCAGCGTGAACCTGGTGGGGCTGGCGGTGCTGATCGCGCTGCTGGCCGGGTCGACGTTGGCGGGAGTGGTGGGCGCGCTGGTTGCGGTGCCGACGGCGGCGCTGGTGGCGGTGCTGATGGATGAGTACCTGGTACAGAGCGATATGAAGGCCCTCGAAGGATCGGATTGA
- a CDS encoding sigma-70 family RNA polymerase sigma factor, protein MSELDDIDTLVRTYRPRLLRYVTFSIGDPDLAESITQDCFLKAYHGRANFRGDCSVNTWLTSIAVNLVRDQQRLQKFRFWRQARATAIDVTEAANFLPSHECSPETRMLVSERTRQVQEALVSLSEKQRTVFLMRFVEEMELSEIAAATRMPLNTVKTHLHRALKSVRAQAGSAQ, encoded by the coding sequence GTGTCGGAGCTGGATGACATTGACACCCTGGTCCGGACGTATCGGCCACGCCTGCTTCGATATGTGACGTTCTCGATTGGCGACCCGGACTTGGCGGAGTCGATTACGCAGGACTGCTTTTTGAAGGCATATCACGGGCGGGCGAACTTTCGGGGCGACTGCTCGGTGAATACGTGGCTGACAAGCATCGCGGTGAACCTGGTCCGCGACCAGCAGCGGCTGCAAAAGTTCCGGTTCTGGCGGCAGGCGCGGGCAACGGCGATCGATGTGACGGAGGCAGCGAATTTTCTGCCCAGCCATGAGTGCTCGCCGGAGACGCGGATGCTGGTGAGCGAGCGGACGCGGCAGGTACAGGAGGCGCTGGTGTCGCTGTCGGAGAAGCAGCGGACGGTGTTCCTGATGCGATTTGTGGAAGAGATGGAGCTGTCAGAGATTGCGGCGGCGACGCGGATGCCGCTGAATACAGTGAAGACGCACCTACATCGCGCGCTGAAGAGCGTTCGCGCGCAGGCAGGGAGCGCGCAATGA
- a CDS encoding RNA polymerase sigma factor yields MQTKPGQPAGQGFFKRNPPIEGEAEAIERAKNGDAEAFSFLYGLHKRRVYTLCLRMLGNVSEAEDMTQEAFLHLFRKLGSFRGESAFSTWLHRLTVNLVLMHLRKKGLQLVSLEETINPSEDEAPKRDFGARDPQLAGSVDRVTLERAVATLPPGYRMVFLLHDVEGFEHNEIATMLECSTGNSKSQLHKARLKLRELLRQPEALVAAEGSKEGAR; encoded by the coding sequence ATGCAGACAAAGCCCGGACAACCGGCCGGACAAGGGTTCTTCAAACGGAACCCACCGATCGAAGGTGAGGCAGAGGCGATTGAGCGCGCCAAGAACGGCGATGCCGAGGCGTTCTCGTTCCTCTATGGACTGCACAAGCGGCGTGTGTACACGCTGTGCCTGCGGATGCTGGGCAACGTGTCCGAGGCCGAGGACATGACGCAGGAGGCGTTTCTGCACCTGTTCCGGAAGCTGGGCAGCTTCCGCGGTGAGAGTGCGTTTTCTACGTGGCTGCATCGGCTGACGGTGAACCTTGTGCTGATGCACCTGCGCAAGAAGGGCCTGCAACTGGTGTCTCTGGAAGAGACGATCAACCCTTCCGAAGACGAGGCGCCGAAACGCGACTTTGGTGCGCGCGATCCGCAGCTTGCGGGGTCGGTGGACCGGGTGACGCTGGAGCGGGCGGTGGCGACGCTGCCTCCGGGGTATCGCATGGTCTTTCTGCTGCACGACGTGGAAGGCTTTGAGCACAACGAGATTGCAACGATGCTGGAGTGTTCCACGGGGAACAGCAAGAGCCAGCTACACAAGGCGCGGCTGAAGCTGCGCGAGCTGCTTCGGCAGCCGGAAGCCCTGGTTGCCGCGGAAGGCAGCAAGGAGGGAGCACGATGA
- a CDS encoding ThiF family adenylyltransferase, with the protein MRPAVDASERYSRQVLFAGIGESGQRKLGAGRVAVVGVGATGAAAAGLLTRAGIGRLTLIDRDFVEPSNLQRQTLFDEADALEALPKAEAAKRQLGRINSDVQVSAYVADLVPANIHELLADSELVLDCTDNFETRYLLNDYSVESSKPWIYAAAVGAFAATMNILPKGMAAETAPTACLACIFPAMPSGNVETCDTAGILATAVNYAASLQVTEAMKYLTGQAAVMRRTLISADLWSGERSEIVTGKPREDCEVCGGRVFRALLGEGRPHITLCGRNSVQIHEHHRPVDLGQLKERLSALGTVRSNGMLLRFERAPHTITVFPDGRALVQGTTDVGLARSLYARFIGS; encoded by the coding sequence ATGAGACCAGCGGTTGATGCAAGCGAGCGCTACTCGCGACAGGTTTTGTTTGCCGGAATCGGTGAGAGCGGCCAACGGAAGCTGGGTGCCGGGCGCGTGGCAGTGGTAGGCGTGGGGGCTACAGGTGCGGCAGCGGCGGGGTTGCTGACGCGCGCGGGAATCGGGCGGCTGACGCTGATCGACCGGGACTTTGTGGAGCCATCGAACCTGCAGCGGCAGACCCTGTTTGACGAGGCCGACGCGCTGGAGGCGTTGCCCAAGGCGGAGGCAGCGAAGCGTCAGCTGGGGCGGATCAACTCTGACGTGCAGGTAAGCGCATACGTTGCGGACCTTGTGCCGGCCAATATCCATGAACTGCTGGCGGACAGCGAATTGGTGCTGGACTGCACGGACAACTTCGAGACCCGATATCTGCTGAACGACTACTCGGTGGAGAGCAGCAAGCCATGGATCTATGCGGCGGCCGTAGGTGCATTTGCGGCGACGATGAACATCCTGCCGAAGGGTATGGCTGCCGAAACGGCTCCAACGGCTTGCCTGGCGTGCATCTTTCCGGCGATGCCGAGCGGGAATGTGGAGACGTGCGATACGGCTGGGATTCTGGCTACAGCGGTGAACTATGCGGCGTCGCTGCAGGTGACCGAGGCGATGAAGTATCTGACCGGGCAGGCGGCTGTGATGCGGCGGACGCTGATCTCGGCTGATCTATGGAGCGGCGAGCGGTCGGAGATTGTGACGGGCAAGCCGCGCGAGGACTGCGAGGTCTGCGGCGGGCGCGTATTTCGGGCGCTGTTGGGCGAAGGGCGCCCACACATTACGCTGTGCGGCCGGAACTCTGTGCAGATTCATGAGCACCATCGACCGGTGGACCTTGGCCAGTTGAAGGAGCGGCTGAGTGCACTGGGCACGGTGCGCTCGAACGGGATGCTGCTGCGGTTTGAGCGAGCGCCGCACACAATTACGGTGTTTCCGGATGGGCGGGCGCTGGTGCAGGGCACGACCGATGTGGGGCTGGCGCGGTCGCTGTATGCGCGGTTTATCGGCAGCTAA